The following are from one region of the Strix uralensis isolate ZFMK-TIS-50842 chromosome 4, bStrUra1, whole genome shotgun sequence genome:
- the LOC141942963 gene encoding uncharacterized protein LOC141942963 isoform X2, which yields MRALGFEPKKEEIKKMIADIDKEGSGTIDFEDFLAMMTQKMSEKDSKEEILKAFRLFDDDGTGKISFKNLKRVAKELGENLTDEELQEMIDEADRDGDGEVSEQEFLRIMKKTSLY from the exons ATGCGTGCTTTAGGCTTTGAgccaaagaaggaagaaattaagaaaatgatAGCAGATATTGACAAAGAAGGAAGTGGCACCATTGACTTTGAAGACTTTTTGGCTATGATGACACAAAAAATG AGTGAAAAGGATTCAAAAGAAGAAATCCTGAAAGCTTTCAGATTATTTGATGATGATGGGACAGGAAAGATTTCATTCAAAAACTTGAAAAGGGTTGCCAAGGAGCTGGGAGAAAATTTAACAGATGAAGAACTTCAG GAAATGATTGACGAAGCTGATCGAGATGGAGATGGAGAAGTGAGTGAGCAAGAATTTTTGAGAATAATGAAGAAAACTAGCTTATATTAA
- the LOC141942963 gene encoding uncharacterized protein LOC141942963 isoform X1 has protein sequence MASNYRKPGLSTAQRKKSGLKPELTEEQKQEIREAFDLFDTDGSGSIDIKELKVAMRALGFEPKKEEIKKMIADIDKEGSGTIDFEDFLAMMTQKMSEKDSKEEILKAFRLFDDDGTGKISFKNLKRVAKELGENLTDEELQEMIDEADRDGDGEVSEQEFLRIMKKTSLY, from the exons ATG gcaTCCAACTATAGAAAACCTGGCTTAAGTACAGCCCAGCGGAAGAAAAGTGGCTTGAAACCTGAACTTACAGAAGAGCAAAAGCAGGAGATCAGAGAAGCTTTTGATTTGTTTGATACTGATGGATCTGGAAGCATCGACATAAAAGAACTGAag GTTGCAATGCGTGCTTTAGGCTTTGAgccaaagaaggaagaaattaagaaaatgatAGCAGATATTGACAAAGAAGGAAGTGGCACCATTGACTTTGAAGACTTTTTGGCTATGATGACACAAAAAATG AGTGAAAAGGATTCAAAAGAAGAAATCCTGAAAGCTTTCAGATTATTTGATGATGATGGGACAGGAAAGATTTCATTCAAAAACTTGAAAAGGGTTGCCAAGGAGCTGGGAGAAAATTTAACAGATGAAGAACTTCAG GAAATGATTGACGAAGCTGATCGAGATGGAGATGGAGAAGTGAGTGAGCAAGAATTTTTGAGAATAATGAAGAAAACTAGCTTATATTAA
- the BBS12 gene encoding chaperonin-containing T-complex member BBS12 translates to MAFRDVNARRHIGLQRLSSLALAGRAFLGPMKSCKFIVDESTNQSTLICSAVRLIESLDLTTAAGQLLNETIQAQKKEFNTGMSTLLFLVGAWSNAVGECLQQNVPVSAIVSVMSEGLNSCCERVQCLQIAIHDVNKELCSSSVKPNAFKNKTHQIGRDSLLNAQICLYSQKDISAPEEVIPINSCSHQENDCNFNKGLVSPLASFGSIASLVKPAGDKSTSVISGSDVIASSCNKQKLTHSRYFSTLGKRHFSSQQGNFQGYLSGPSADPCECYGLGHLAMALSHGNQASTKLLQSIVTYQQERAEHSGSSQFNIAEIVTCCLLGLPESYSHVSPGFVTLVSPEQATVIKYFEDKPLRILLMDGDLTEQYRHLGFNRPCNVRTILEHPRLQDGREGDLWLSSTLDILINFEVNLVLVKGNVCENLMERCIANSILVIGSVTRDVLCAFGEVTSAQPVTYLTQLNAACVGSGAQAELWKVCDGRAMDLGELVPVRIKAQGIPLLTAVLTTTVASKMQLIEDQLWTLAYRLHHALNDKKVFLGGGAVELLCLSHIQMLAEQPLQPANKNAVKEFHNPWLAASATEYKSVVLPALASGWKKYLSVVMCNTAKAASELEACTLVDHHLKKAADCGSPSAYIWKEFRRDDLLRGGSGPFAGHGVGLNVYDNVTAKTEAWRRALDLVLLVLQTDAEIITGPKRHQLLKSHASSEFMFL, encoded by the coding sequence ATGGCTTTCAGGGATGTGAATGCAAGAAGACATATTGGACTTCAGCGACTCTCATCCTTGGCGTTAGCTGGAAGAGCATTCTTGGGGCCAATGAAATCATGTAAATTCATTGTGGATGAAAGCACCAACCAAAGCACGTTGATTTGTTCTGCTGTGAGACTGATTGAAAGTTTGGATTTAACTACTGCTGCTGGACAGCTTCTTAATGAAACCATTCAGGCACAAAAGAAGGAGTTTAATACTGGGATGAGTACCCTGTTGTTTCTCGTTGGTGCGTGGAGCAATGCTGTAGGGGAGTGCCTCCAGCAGAATGTCCCTGTTTCAGCAATAGTATCTGTGATGTCAGAGGGGTTGAACTCTTGCTGTGAGAGGGTCCAGTGTCTTCAAATAGCAATACATGATGTAAATAAAGAGCTGTGTTCTAGCAGTGTTAAgccaaatgcttttaaaaacaaaactcaccAAATTGGACGTGACAGTCTTCTAAATGCTCAGATTTGCCTGTATTCTCAGAAAGATATTTCTGCACCAGAAGAAGTAATTCCAATAAATTCTTGTTCCCATCAAGAAAATGATTGTAATTTTAACAAGGGCTTGGTTTCACCTTTGGCCAGCTTTGGTTCAATAGCTTCTCTTGTCAAACCAGCGGGTGACAAAAGTACATCTGTGATTTCTGGAAGTGATGTTATCGCATCCAGCTGTAACAAACAAAAGTTAACCCATAGCAGATACTTCAGCACTCTAGGAAAACGCCATTTTTCAAGTCAGCAAGGTAACTTTCAGGGATACCTTTCAGGACCATCAGCAGATCCATGTGAATGTTATGGTTTAGGACACCTGGCCATGGCTCTGAGCCACGGAAATCAGGCTAGCACGAAACTGCTACAAAGCATCGTCACATATCAACAAGAGAGAGCAGAACACAGTGGCTCTTCCCAGTTTAATATCGCAGAAATTGTGACGTGCTGTTTACTGGGCCTGCCTGAAAGCTATTCTCATGTCTCCCCAGGCTTTGTCACATTAGTATCACCAGAACAAGCCACAGTTATCAAATACTTTGAAGACAAACCCCTTCGGATTCTGCTAATGGATGGTGACTTAACTGAACAATATCGTCACTTAGGTTTTAATAGACCGTGTAATGTAAGGACCATCTTGGAGCATCCTAGACTACAGGATGGCAGAGAAGGAGACTTGTGGCTAAGCAGTACATTAGATATTCTGATAAACTTTGAAGTAAACTTGGTTTTGGTTAAAGGGAATGTGTGTGAAAACTTAATGGAAAGATGCATAGCAAACAGTATCTTGGTAATTGGTTCTGTGACTCGGGATGTGTTGTGTGCCTTTGGGGAGGTCACCAGTGCTCAGCCAGTGACATACCTCACCCAGCTGAACGCTGCTTGTGTGGGGAGCGGGGCCCAAGCGGAGCTGTGGAAGGTCTGTGATGGGCGTGCAATGGATTTGGGTGAGCTTGTGCCAGTCAGGATAAAAGCTCAAGGAATTCCCCTGCTCACAGCTGTGCTTACCACCACTGTAGCGTCAAAGATGCAGCTCATTGAAGACCAACTCTGGACTTTAGCATATCGACTCCATCACGCTTTAAATGACAAGAAGGTTTTTCTTGGTGGTGGTGCAGTGGAGCTCTTGTGCCTTAGTCACATTCAGATGCTTGCAGAACAGCCTTTACAGCCAGCAAATAAAAACGCCGTGAAAGAGTTTCACAATCCTTGGCTGGCAGCATCTGCAACAGAGTATAAATCAGTTGTGCTCCCAGCATTAGCAAGCGGCTGGAAGAAGTATCTTTCAGTGGTTATGTGTAACACTGCAAAAGCTGCATCGGAGTTGGAAGCATGTACTTTAGTTGATCATCACCTCAAAAAAGCGGCTGACTGTGGCTCTCCCTCAGCATATATATGGAAAGAGTTTAGAAGAGATGATCTGCTCAGGGGTGGTTCTGGTCCCTTCGCTGGCCATGGGGTGGGTTTAAACGTTTATGATAATGTTACAGCCAAGACAGAGGCATGGCGGAGAGCTCTAGACTTGGTGCTACTAGTCCTTCAAACAGATGCTGAAATTATCACAGGTCCCAAAAGGCATCAGCTACTGAAATCACATGCGTCAAGTGAATTTATGTTTTTATAG